From Streptomyces griseorubiginosus, one genomic window encodes:
- a CDS encoding Hsp20/alpha crystallin family protein has translation MLMRTDPFREFDRLAQQVFGSTARPSAMAMDAYRSGDDFVVHFDLPGIDPETIELDVERNVLNVRAERRSPAPEGAELIVAERPTGSFTRQLFLGDTLDTERIDASYDAGVLTLLIPVAEQAKPRRIQISGGGSGPRQISG, from the coding sequence ATGCTCATGCGTACCGACCCCTTCCGTGAGTTCGACCGGCTCGCGCAGCAGGTGTTCGGCTCAACCGCCCGCCCCAGCGCGATGGCGATGGACGCATACCGGTCGGGGGACGACTTCGTCGTCCACTTCGACCTCCCCGGCATCGACCCCGAGACGATCGAGCTGGACGTCGAGCGCAACGTCCTGAACGTCCGTGCCGAGCGCCGCAGCCCCGCCCCCGAGGGCGCGGAGCTGATCGTCGCCGAGCGGCCCACGGGCTCGTTCACCCGCCAGCTCTTCCTCGGCGACACCCTCGACACGGAACGCATCGACGCGTCGTACGACGCAGGTGTGCTGACCTTGCTGATCCCCGTCGCCGAACAGGCCAAGCCCCGCCGTATCCAGATCAGCGGCGGCGGCAGCGGACCCCGGCAGATCAGCGGCTGA
- a CDS encoding effector-associated constant component EACC1: MDSRVLVEVVGDDDRAVEDLFKWLNLQDPLRGRVEAVGVQAGPGQMAGAGLTEVLAVALGAGGVGTVLAQALVVWCRQPRGSKVRIRLTGPDGRRVEIDGDRVKDADSIIKAVVGLQLDTRPARVEQAPATPAIVEGQPARQAGAAGSRMSTDADGRGGDVA, encoded by the coding sequence GTGGATTCCCGTGTGCTTGTCGAGGTCGTCGGGGATGACGACAGGGCCGTGGAAGATCTCTTCAAATGGCTGAACCTGCAAGATCCTCTGCGGGGGCGGGTTGAAGCCGTGGGTGTGCAGGCCGGGCCGGGGCAGATGGCGGGCGCTGGGCTGACCGAGGTTCTGGCGGTCGCCCTGGGCGCCGGCGGGGTCGGCACCGTCCTGGCGCAGGCGCTGGTGGTGTGGTGCCGGCAACCCCGGGGAAGCAAGGTGCGCATTCGGCTGACCGGCCCGGACGGCCGCCGGGTGGAGATCGACGGTGACCGTGTCAAGGACGCCGACAGCATCATCAAAGCGGTGGTGGGCCTTCAGCTCGACACCCGGCCGGCTCGAGTGGAACAGGCTCCGGCGACTCCGGCGATCGTCGAGGGACAGCCCGCGCGCCAGGCGGGCGCCGCCGGATCCCGGATGAGCACGGACGCCGACGGGCGTGGGGGGGACGTGGCATGA
- a CDS encoding SsgA family sporulation/cell division regulator — protein MRLTTLEQTVRARLITSEHPELPIRPTLRYSAAEPFAVHIDFPAQVSADGEGVTWMFARALLEEGLGTPAGEGDVRIRPCGRARTVIEFHSPLGLAVIRFGTTTLRRFLLRSYDVVEPGAENLGPDLDHGLAALLDEV, from the coding sequence ATGCGCCTCACCACCCTGGAACAGACCGTCCGCGCCCGCCTGATCACCTCCGAGCACCCGGAACTCCCGATCCGCCCCACGCTGCGCTACAGCGCCGCCGAGCCCTTCGCGGTGCACATCGACTTCCCCGCGCAGGTGTCGGCCGACGGCGAGGGCGTGACGTGGATGTTCGCGCGGGCGCTCCTGGAGGAGGGACTCGGGACACCGGCCGGGGAGGGGGACGTACGAATACGCCCCTGCGGCCGGGCCAGAACGGTCATCGAGTTCCACTCACCACTGGGCCTGGCCGTGATCCGCTTCGGCACGACCACTCTGCGCCGCTTCCTTCTCCGTTCCTACGACGTCGTAGAACCCGGCGCCGAGAACCTGGGCCCGGACCTCGACCACGGGCTCGCGGCGCTGCTCGACGAGGTCTGA
- a CDS encoding Imm21 family immunity protein → MTASSSAETRLSDAPSVWVESMGGPLIVVPVSALAEWYGGTGTGIMAGDGTDPDDYDRACAVDEVAGLITVGRSGAQALVLGDEPATSCYLPEHRAFLRWLAADSDAELRAAAETVLMDPAVSWEECGTWVVDGPAVLMDSAESGSDLGVEYPSGGMPEQAPVPLVAGHWRVRGVHTKADEHNWVGLIQLLPMGV, encoded by the coding sequence ATGACTGCCTCCTCGTCCGCTGAAACCCGTCTGTCCGACGCTCCGTCCGTCTGGGTGGAGTCCATGGGCGGTCCGTTGATCGTGGTACCCGTCTCCGCACTGGCGGAGTGGTACGGCGGCACGGGGACCGGAATCATGGCGGGAGACGGGACTGATCCTGACGACTACGACCGGGCCTGCGCAGTGGATGAGGTGGCCGGTCTGATCACCGTTGGCCGGAGCGGCGCGCAAGCGCTGGTGCTGGGGGACGAGCCGGCCACAAGTTGCTACCTGCCCGAGCACCGCGCCTTCCTGCGCTGGCTCGCGGCTGACTCCGATGCCGAGTTGCGGGCCGCGGCGGAGACCGTCCTCATGGATCCCGCTGTCTCGTGGGAGGAATGCGGTACGTGGGTGGTGGATGGTCCGGCCGTACTCATGGACTCAGCCGAATCGGGGTCTGACTTGGGGGTCGAGTATCCGAGTGGCGGTATGCCCGAACAGGCACCTGTTCCTCTGGTCGCTGGCCATTGGAGGGTCCGGGGCGTCCACACCAAGGCCGACGAACACAACTGGGTCGGCTTGATTCAGCTCTTGCCCATGGGCGTGTGA
- a CDS encoding VOC family protein gives MSVRRIMPDIHVASGEALSANRDFYGLLGFEEVMDMGWVVTLASPVNPTAQISFFTEERTAPVVPDLSVEVEDVDAVYAQVVASGAEVVRELRDEEWGVRRFFVRDPNGRVVNVLTHGAGGA, from the coding sequence GTGAGTGTTCGCCGGATCATGCCCGACATCCACGTCGCGTCAGGGGAGGCCCTGAGCGCCAACCGCGACTTCTACGGCCTGCTCGGCTTCGAGGAGGTCATGGACATGGGGTGGGTCGTGACACTGGCGTCCCCCGTCAACCCCACCGCCCAGATCAGCTTCTTCACCGAGGAGCGCACCGCCCCCGTCGTCCCCGACCTGAGCGTGGAGGTCGAGGACGTCGACGCCGTGTACGCGCAGGTCGTGGCGTCCGGCGCGGAGGTCGTACGGGAGCTGCGGGACGAGGAGTGGGGCGTACGGCGCTTCTTCGTACGGGACCCGAACGGGCGGGTGGTCAACGTGCTCACCCACGGGGCCGGGGGAGCGTAG
- a CDS encoding HAD domain-containing protein: MHRPLLYLDVDGPLNPYAAKPEHRPDGYTTHRMKPAGWVAQHPGVPAERVRPLRVWLNPGHGPALLGLADRYELVWATTWRQEANTYIAPVLGLPALPVVDWPTPIGNGPDGTFWKTHHLVAHAAGRPFVWLDDELDDRDREFVAARHDGPALLHRVDPRLGLRAPDFEAVAEFARAL; this comes from the coding sequence ATGCACCGCCCCCTCCTCTACCTCGACGTCGACGGCCCCCTCAACCCCTACGCCGCCAAGCCCGAACACCGACCCGACGGCTACACCACGCACCGGATGAAGCCCGCGGGGTGGGTCGCTCAGCATCCCGGGGTGCCGGCGGAGCGGGTGCGGCCGCTGCGGGTCTGGCTCAATCCCGGGCACGGGCCCGCGCTGCTGGGTCTGGCGGATCGGTACGAGCTGGTCTGGGCGACCACGTGGCGCCAGGAGGCCAACACCTACATCGCGCCCGTCCTCGGCCTCCCCGCCCTCCCCGTCGTCGACTGGCCCACCCCCATCGGCAACGGCCCCGACGGCACCTTCTGGAAGACCCACCACCTCGTCGCCCACGCCGCCGGCCGCCCCTTCGTCTGGCTGGACGACGAACTCGACGACAGGGACCGCGAGTTCGTGGCCGCGCGCCACGACGGCCCGGCCCTACTGCACCGCGTCGATCCCCGACTGGGCCTGCGCGCACCGGACTTCGAGGCGGTCGCGGAGTTCGCGCGAGCTCTCTGA
- a CDS encoding Imm51 family immunity protein yields the protein MTIHLHEFNGEHSLTWDAGGLAADAAVVASGHEPNGYFWEGLVRFAWPDIAEHVDFDSEAGMFCAVGSSSDLARLKTAVESVIASPEAVRDIIARAEASGFEFDD from the coding sequence GTGACCATCCACCTCCATGAGTTCAATGGCGAGCACTCGCTGACGTGGGATGCCGGCGGCCTGGCTGCCGATGCCGCAGTAGTTGCCTCCGGACACGAGCCGAACGGGTACTTCTGGGAAGGTCTCGTACGGTTTGCCTGGCCGGATATCGCCGAGCACGTCGATTTCGACAGCGAGGCCGGCATGTTCTGCGCGGTCGGCAGTTCGAGCGACCTCGCGCGACTCAAGACGGCCGTCGAATCCGTCATCGCGAGCCCCGAGGCAGTCCGCGACATCATTGCCCGTGCGGAGGCTTCAGGCTTCGAGTTCGACGACTGA
- a CDS encoding BtrH N-terminal domain-containing protein translates to MPMLSRIDVRATQHCETSTLGVLLRHQGIDLSEPMLFGLGRGLSFIYWDSKNMGFPFLGGRVKPFELSRNLADTLGLELLVQETASPRKAWANVVDAIGRARPVGLQLDSYHLDYFTAKVHFGGHVVAMYGYDDRVAHLVDTEQQGGAVTTGLGSLAAARAARGPMAARHRSFTLTAAPDLPAFEKSPEKSIVPAVTACAHAFLHPPIANLGHRGIDKAGKAVRTWLRRSEDPGRDLPQAALLMEKGGTGGALFRNLYRDFLAESGQFLDSGHLRTGHRLYAEAAGLWTEVAALIDRAGVSGDEQHLLRAGAVLHDLARVEREAMEALSRLEP, encoded by the coding sequence ATGCCCATGCTGAGCCGTATCGACGTCCGCGCCACCCAGCACTGTGAGACCTCCACCCTCGGTGTGCTGCTCCGCCACCAAGGGATCGATCTCTCCGAACCCATGCTCTTCGGGCTCGGTCGTGGCCTCTCCTTCATCTACTGGGACAGCAAGAACATGGGCTTTCCCTTTCTCGGGGGGCGGGTGAAACCGTTCGAGCTCAGCAGGAATCTGGCTGACACGCTTGGGCTTGAGCTCCTGGTTCAGGAGACGGCCTCGCCCCGCAAGGCGTGGGCGAATGTCGTGGATGCCATCGGCCGGGCGCGGCCCGTCGGGCTTCAGCTGGACAGTTACCACCTCGACTACTTCACCGCGAAGGTGCACTTCGGGGGGCATGTCGTGGCCATGTACGGCTATGACGACCGCGTCGCCCACCTCGTCGACACGGAGCAGCAGGGCGGTGCCGTGACGACCGGTCTGGGCAGTCTTGCGGCGGCTCGGGCCGCGCGAGGGCCCATGGCCGCCAGGCACCGGTCCTTCACCCTCACCGCCGCCCCCGACCTGCCCGCGTTTGAGAAGAGCCCTGAGAAGAGCATCGTCCCCGCCGTCACCGCCTGCGCCCACGCCTTCCTCCACCCGCCCATCGCCAACCTGGGGCACCGCGGCATCGACAAGGCCGGGAAGGCCGTACGGACATGGCTGCGGCGGAGTGAGGACCCTGGGCGGGATCTGCCGCAGGCCGCGTTGCTGATGGAGAAGGGCGGGACCGGGGGTGCGTTGTTCCGGAATCTCTACCGGGACTTCCTCGCCGAGAGCGGCCAGTTCCTCGACAGCGGTCATCTGCGCACCGGGCATCGGCTGTATGCCGAGGCCGCCGGCCTGTGGACGGAGGTCGCCGCACTGATCGACAGAGCCGGTGTGTCGGGTGATGAGCAGCACCTGTTGCGGGCGGGCGCCGTCCTTCACGATCTTGCACGCGTCGAACGCGAGGCAATGGAGGCGCTGAGCCGCCTGGAGCCCTGA
- a CDS encoding sigma-70 family RNA polymerase sigma factor has translation MTDQPARVPAQASPAATAAYVRIYEEEQPRLVAYARSLTRNTWAAEDLVAEAHFRVWRRLSAGHEIDNVPAYLMTTVRHLASSVASATHETPRDPQIPEQASSGHVEDPAEQVSATDLLVRVLGELPERWVRALWLADAEGQPLESVGRQIGAKQGATAVLLHRAREGMRQAFLRSQTEAPDDPACEVHWVRMPAYVRGSATPRQSERLLAHVDVCDGCRGRLAVLIRANNRLPAIVGPALLVLAVGGGGGAGKVVASLTGSSGGVGVASSGGHGLLRTARAAGPRTKAALASGTAAAAAIAVVLSLGVNESPATVTSPGREPVAQGPVAQEPVAGPSEGAVAAPGGDRRVERDGDRARAHAAGAAVPEDVGGVQLVAGVRESGETGESGGSEGSRGAGEAGGTGGTEGSQGAGESGGTGGTEGSQGVGESGGTGGDEGSEGSGSGSEGGGGVGEPTPPKQVPEEPTDPGPGDGSAVPAPGGEEPTLPAGPEQPAQPVQPEQPAQPEEPEEPEEPEEPEEPVQPEQPAQPEPPQPPIAQQPEPEPNPESPEPGTPGNETPVPNPTTPEAPDPGEGTPQPPTYSQPPTTPEPTAPTSPEPPQPPAPSQPPNLPADPTPPTQPTQPTPPTVPDPPGDHNCGPRDNDGGSARKLS, from the coding sequence ATGACCGACCAACCCGCCAGAGTGCCCGCCCAGGCATCCCCCGCCGCGACCGCCGCGTACGTGCGGATCTACGAGGAGGAGCAGCCGCGCCTCGTCGCCTACGCCCGTTCGCTCACCCGCAACACCTGGGCGGCCGAGGACCTCGTCGCCGAGGCGCACTTCCGCGTGTGGCGACGGTTGTCCGCCGGGCACGAGATCGACAACGTCCCGGCGTACCTCATGACGACCGTGCGGCACCTCGCCTCCTCCGTCGCGAGCGCCACGCACGAGACCCCGCGCGATCCGCAGATCCCCGAGCAGGCATCCTCCGGTCACGTGGAGGACCCGGCCGAACAGGTCTCCGCCACCGACCTGTTGGTGCGCGTCCTCGGCGAACTCCCGGAGCGCTGGGTGCGGGCCCTGTGGCTCGCCGACGCCGAGGGACAGCCCCTGGAGTCGGTCGGCCGGCAGATCGGCGCCAAGCAGGGCGCGACGGCCGTACTGCTGCACCGGGCCCGCGAAGGCATGCGCCAGGCGTTCCTGCGCTCGCAGACCGAGGCGCCCGACGATCCCGCGTGCGAGGTCCACTGGGTCCGCATGCCCGCCTACGTCCGCGGCAGCGCGACCCCGCGCCAGTCCGAACGCCTCCTCGCCCACGTCGACGTCTGCGACGGTTGCCGGGGGCGGCTCGCGGTCCTGATCCGCGCGAACAACCGCCTGCCGGCGATCGTGGGACCGGCGTTGCTGGTACTTGCGGTGGGAGGCGGTGGTGGTGCGGGGAAGGTCGTGGCCTCGCTCACGGGGAGCTCCGGGGGAGTCGGGGTCGCTTCTTCCGGCGGTCACGGTCTTCTTCGTACGGCCCGTGCGGCCGGCCCGAGAACCAAGGCGGCCCTCGCCTCCGGCACGGCGGCGGCCGCGGCGATCGCGGTCGTCCTGTCGCTCGGGGTCAACGAGTCCCCGGCGACGGTGACTTCGCCGGGGAGGGAGCCGGTGGCTCAGGGGCCGGTGGCCCAGGAGCCGGTGGCGGGGCCGTCGGAGGGGGCCGTGGCGGCGCCGGGAGGTGACCGGCGGGTGGAGCGCGACGGCGACCGGGCTCGGGCCCACGCGGCGGGGGCGGCCGTACCGGAGGACGTCGGGGGCGTGCAACTGGTTGCGGGTGTGCGGGAGAGCGGGGAGACCGGGGAGAGCGGGGGGTCCGAGGGCTCGCGGGGGGCCGGGGAGGCCGGAGGCACCGGTGGGACCGAAGGCTCGCAGGGGGCCGGGGAGTCCGGAGGCACCGGTGGGACCGAGGGTTCGCAGGGGGTCGGCGAGTCCGGAGGCACCGGGGGCGACGAGGGCTCTGAGGGCTCCGGGAGCGGTTCGGAGGGTGGGGGAGGCGTGGGCGAGCCGACACCCCCGAAGCAGGTGCCGGAGGAACCGACGGACCCAGGCCCAGGGGACGGTTCTGCGGTGCCCGCGCCGGGGGGTGAGGAGCCGACGCTGCCTGCGGGGCCGGAGCAGCCTGCTCAGCCTGTGCAGCCGGAGCAGCCCGCTCAGCCGGAGGAGCCGGAGGAGCCGGAGGAGCCGGAGGAGCCGGAGGAGCCTGTGCAGCCGGAGCAGCCCGCTCAGCCGGAGCCGCCGCAGCCGCCCATTGCGCAGCAGCCCGAGCCCGAGCCCAACCCCGAGAGCCCGGAGCCGGGTACGCCGGGGAACGAGACGCCCGTACCGAACCCGACTACGCCCGAGGCCCCAGACCCTGGCGAGGGAACGCCACAGCCACCGACGTACTCGCAACCACCCACCACTCCGGAGCCGACGGCACCGACGTCACCGGAGCCACCACAACCACCGGCCCCGTCGCAGCCCCCGAACCTCCCGGCCGATCCCACGCCCCCGACCCAGCCCACCCAGCCGACCCCACCCACCGTCCCGGACCCCCCGGGCGACCACAACTGCGGGCCGAGAGACAACGACGGCGGGTCGGCCCGCAAGCTCAGCTGA
- a CDS encoding Type 1 glutamine amidotransferase-like domain-containing protein yields the protein MKLLLTDSGVTNTSIRNALVDLLGKPIAEAGALCIPTAGYGAPDADPGGPWRFISGQSPLPMTALGWKSVGVLELTALPSIEEARWVSWVREADVLLVNGGDALYLAHWMRESGLAALLPSLPDLVYVGLSAGSMVMTPRVGDDFVGWKPPTGGDRTLGLVDFSIFPHLDHPACPENTTAAAELWAAGIGGPAYATDDQTAIKVADGTVEVVSEGHWRLFNPTSAP from the coding sequence ATGAAGCTTCTCCTCACCGACTCCGGTGTCACGAACACGAGCATTCGGAATGCGTTGGTCGATCTGCTGGGCAAGCCGATCGCCGAGGCCGGCGCCCTGTGCATCCCCACCGCCGGCTACGGCGCGCCCGACGCCGACCCGGGCGGGCCCTGGCGATTCATCAGCGGACAGTCACCTCTCCCCATGACCGCGTTGGGGTGGAAGTCGGTGGGCGTGCTGGAGCTCACCGCGCTGCCCAGCATCGAGGAGGCGCGCTGGGTCTCCTGGGTCCGGGAGGCCGACGTCCTGCTGGTCAACGGCGGGGACGCGCTGTACCTGGCCCACTGGATGCGGGAATCCGGGCTCGCCGCACTCCTGCCGTCGCTGCCCGACCTCGTCTACGTCGGACTCAGCGCCGGAAGCATGGTGATGACCCCCCGCGTCGGGGACGACTTCGTGGGCTGGAAGCCGCCCACCGGAGGCGACCGCACGCTGGGCCTGGTCGACTTCTCGATCTTCCCGCACCTCGACCATCCGGCCTGCCCGGAGAACACCACGGCCGCGGCGGAGCTGTGGGCGGCCGGGATCGGCGGCCCGGCCTACGCGACGGACGACCAGACCGCCATCAAAGTGGCCGACGGCACCGTCGAAGTGGTCTCCGAGGGCCACTGGAGACTGTTCAACCCGACGTCGGCCCCGTAA
- a CDS encoding GNAT family N-acetyltransferase, whose amino-acid sequence MTYVFLETERLRLRAFTEADVEDLVALDGDPEVMRFLTGGAPTPPDTIRTRTLPRLLHDHPGLGTRGYWAAEEKSTGTFLGWFEFRPLEDTTPTVVELGYRLNKSAWGRGYATEGSRALIDKGFTDLGVERVTANTMTVNHRSRRVMEKSGLTYLRTFHTNWPHPIEGSEHGEVEYELTRAAWEQARHRPA is encoded by the coding sequence GTGACGTACGTCTTCCTGGAGACGGAACGGCTGCGACTGCGGGCGTTCACCGAGGCCGACGTCGAGGATCTGGTCGCGCTGGACGGCGACCCGGAGGTCATGCGCTTCCTCACCGGAGGCGCGCCGACACCCCCCGACACGATCCGCACCCGCACCCTGCCCCGCCTCCTCCACGACCACCCCGGCCTCGGCACCCGCGGCTACTGGGCGGCCGAGGAGAAGTCCACCGGCACCTTCCTCGGCTGGTTCGAGTTCCGCCCCCTCGAAGACACCACCCCGACCGTCGTGGAACTCGGCTACCGCCTCAACAAGTCGGCCTGGGGCCGCGGTTACGCCACGGAAGGCTCCCGAGCCCTCATCGACAAGGGCTTCACCGACCTCGGCGTCGAACGCGTCACCGCCAACACCATGACCGTCAACCACCGCTCCCGCCGAGTGATGGAAAAGTCCGGCCTCACCTACCTCCGCACCTTCCACACCAACTGGCCGCACCCGATCGAGGGCTCCGAACACGGCGAGGTGGAGTACGAACTCACACGGGCGGCCTGGGAGCAGGCCCGGCACCGCCCCGCATGA
- a CDS encoding zinc-ribbon domain-containing protein codes for MFILFGTKGYLYQLAILTLVCGRCGNPAAHTLRKRVTKFTLFFVPLFPISTKYATQCTFCGAENKLNAQEAEQLQAQAASGGGQGGQVYGGQAPQQPYQS; via the coding sequence ATGTTCATCCTCTTTGGCACCAAGGGTTACCTGTACCAGCTCGCGATACTCACCCTGGTGTGCGGGCGGTGCGGGAACCCGGCCGCGCACACCCTGCGCAAGCGGGTCACGAAGTTCACGCTGTTCTTCGTGCCGCTGTTCCCGATCTCCACCAAGTACGCGACGCAGTGCACCTTCTGCGGTGCGGAGAACAAGCTGAACGCGCAGGAGGCGGAGCAGCTGCAGGCGCAGGCCGCTTCCGGTGGCGGGCAGGGCGGTCAGGTCTACGGCGGACAGGCGCCGCAGCAGCCGTACCAGAGCTGA
- a CDS encoding caspase, EACC1-associated type: MNEMVRLPDAVGSRAVLIGVSNYESAELEDLPSVGRGIHALHAAFTHQDHGSFASDRCLVIENPRDQSALAQPLLSAAAAAEDVFLVYHAGHGLIAGQERELYLALAGTDPELAEWTGMPYRLIREAFSRTRARSRVLILDSCHSGLAISGVMSATESSIIGQVDIDGTYVMTSVPAMALAQAPVGDTYTSFTGALLNVLERGIPAGPDLLSMGAVYTELRRLFSAAGLPLPQQASERTAAMIALARNRSGAADASAGDESPLPPVEELTEQIREAGRTDVRAAIGLAREAVSRRTLRLGADHVETLDLRQTLATWLGQDDQADPAVVIGQCREVVSDHTRVLGPEDSATLRSRITLAHNLFRGKQDDEAYAILTDVHSIRSRILSPGHEDTLRARESLAYLKSMAGQIDESSALYEELIDGYTRTLGRDSFRVLACLDSLAGNTLQKGEALAAADLYRQAAEVAERLFGADDPATLRERRSHMDAIGQTQDFAAAAELSRALLADMERVHGPDAPETVDVRHYHASHLSNSGDRAAAIGLFRSVCQALETRAGRQDTSTFIPRRNLALTLHDDGQTQEGANLLQGLLEDMTDILGAEHSDTLNCHRWLAEWTGALGHPSRAQRLYRDLVQIEARVLPREDLDALQSRLNYAMYTNQIGDHAAAAQIYSEVGDDLAWVLGQDHRATLSARVGHAVSIGQLGDTVRATNLLHQVAADQARCLGENHPDTSDTRVKIAYWLHSMPKGPYAPPPPPGWLPPAN; this comes from the coding sequence ATGAACGAGATGGTCCGGTTGCCCGATGCTGTCGGGTCGCGCGCGGTGCTCATAGGGGTCAGCAACTACGAGTCAGCGGAACTGGAGGACCTTCCGTCGGTCGGACGTGGCATCCACGCCCTGCACGCCGCGTTCACTCACCAGGACCACGGCTCCTTCGCTTCCGACCGCTGCCTCGTGATCGAGAATCCGCGGGATCAGAGTGCTCTGGCACAACCGCTGCTGAGCGCTGCGGCGGCCGCCGAGGACGTCTTCCTCGTCTACCACGCGGGACACGGCCTGATCGCCGGACAGGAACGGGAGTTGTACCTGGCGCTGGCCGGCACGGATCCCGAACTAGCCGAGTGGACGGGAATGCCCTACCGCCTGATCCGCGAGGCGTTCTCACGGACGCGGGCGCGTTCACGCGTACTGATCCTGGACAGCTGTCACTCGGGGCTCGCGATCTCCGGTGTCATGTCCGCCACCGAGAGCTCCATCATCGGTCAGGTGGACATCGACGGAACCTACGTCATGACGTCCGTTCCCGCCATGGCTCTGGCACAGGCTCCGGTCGGAGACACCTACACCTCCTTCACCGGCGCCCTGCTGAACGTCCTCGAACGCGGCATCCCAGCCGGGCCCGACCTGCTCTCGATGGGAGCCGTCTACACAGAATTGCGCCGTCTGTTCAGTGCGGCGGGGCTTCCCCTGCCGCAACAGGCGTCCGAGCGCACGGCAGCGATGATCGCGCTCGCGCGTAACCGCTCGGGAGCGGCCGATGCCTCCGCCGGCGACGAGAGCCCGCTGCCGCCCGTGGAGGAACTGACCGAACAGATCCGGGAAGCGGGCCGGACCGATGTCCGCGCGGCCATCGGTCTGGCCCGGGAAGCCGTCTCGCGCCGCACTCTGCGCCTGGGCGCCGATCACGTGGAAACCCTGGACCTGCGACAGACTCTGGCGACCTGGCTGGGACAGGACGACCAGGCGGATCCCGCCGTCGTCATCGGCCAGTGCCGCGAGGTGGTCTCCGATCACACGCGCGTACTCGGCCCCGAGGACTCCGCCACCCTGCGCAGCCGCATCACGCTGGCCCACAACCTGTTCCGCGGCAAGCAGGACGACGAGGCGTACGCCATCCTGACCGACGTCCACTCCATCCGCTCGCGCATCCTGTCACCCGGTCACGAGGACACGCTCCGAGCCAGAGAGAGCCTTGCCTACCTCAAGAGCATGGCCGGACAGATCGACGAATCGAGCGCCCTCTACGAGGAACTCATCGACGGATACACCCGCACGCTCGGCAGAGACTCCTTTCGCGTGCTGGCCTGTCTGGACTCCCTTGCCGGCAACACCCTTCAGAAGGGCGAGGCCCTGGCCGCCGCGGACTTGTACCGCCAGGCCGCGGAGGTCGCGGAGCGTCTCTTCGGCGCGGACGATCCCGCGACCCTGCGTGAACGCAGGAGCCACATGGACGCGATCGGTCAAACCCAGGACTTCGCCGCAGCCGCCGAACTCTCCCGCGCTCTCCTCGCCGACATGGAGCGCGTCCACGGCCCGGACGCGCCCGAAACCGTCGACGTACGCCACTACCACGCCTCCCACCTGTCCAACTCGGGCGACCGGGCCGCGGCCATCGGACTGTTCAGATCGGTGTGCCAAGCGCTGGAAACACGGGCGGGGCGGCAGGACACCAGCACCTTCATCCCCCGGCGGAACCTGGCCCTGACCCTTCACGACGACGGACAGACCCAGGAAGGCGCCAACCTCCTACAGGGTCTCCTGGAAGACATGACCGACATCCTGGGGGCAGAGCACAGTGACACCCTGAACTGTCATCGGTGGCTGGCCGAATGGACCGGAGCCCTGGGTCACCCGTCCCGCGCACAGCGCCTTTACCGCGACCTTGTGCAAATCGAGGCGCGGGTCCTGCCCCGCGAGGACCTGGACGCCTTGCAGAGCCGCCTGAACTACGCCATGTACACCAACCAGATCGGTGACCACGCGGCGGCGGCGCAGATCTACTCCGAGGTCGGTGACGACCTCGCCTGGGTTCTCGGTCAGGACCACCGGGCCACCCTCAGTGCGCGCGTGGGGCACGCTGTCTCCATCGGGCAGCTGGGCGACACCGTCCGGGCCACCAACCTCCTGCACCAGGTTGCAGCCGACCAGGCGCGCTGTCTCGGGGAGAACCACCCCGACACCTCCGACACCCGCGTCAAAATCGCGTACTGGCTGCACTCCATGCCCAAGGGCCCCTACGCTCCTCCCCCGCCCCCTGGGTGGCTGCCCCCAGCCAACTGA
- a CDS encoding DUF2267 domain-containing protein → MSANRPSWTGLVEAVREAGQYATPAEAEHVTRVVLSALGDHVTGEERVDLARALPEEAARVVASRIPLNRPLSAPQFVDAVAARTEGATPATARWDVSSVLSVLPALVGDELVDRVLAQLPSGYALLFGKAELVLTA, encoded by the coding sequence ATGAGCGCGAACCGACCCAGCTGGACCGGCCTCGTCGAGGCGGTGCGGGAGGCCGGACAGTACGCGACGCCGGCGGAGGCCGAACACGTCACCCGCGTCGTCCTGTCCGCCCTCGGCGACCACGTCACCGGCGAGGAGCGCGTCGACCTCGCCCGCGCCCTGCCCGAGGAGGCGGCCCGGGTCGTCGCCTCCCGCATCCCCCTCAACAGACCGCTGTCCGCACCCCAGTTCGTGGACGCGGTGGCCGCCCGCACCGAGGGCGCGACCCCGGCGACGGCCCGCTGGGACGTCAGCTCGGTGCTGAGCGTCCTGCCGGCGTTGGTGGGCGACGAACTGGTGGACCGCGTCCTCGCCCAACTCCCCTCCGGTTACGCCCTGTTGTTCGGCAAGGCGGAACTGGTCCTCACGGCCTGA